In a genomic window of Dyadobacter fermentans DSM 18053:
- a CDS encoding FG-GAP-like repeat-containing protein gives MKHTYKRFVLVAVAVVMAIASMAYWADRDQKSNLRPGAGQSAHSKDKAVPQEALAQIQQNLIQREYHISYDSAKHVLQSPNRMQGLRAYYRPGELTIVNRKDSSGHNFELKLINKGIYADGKKLFSPQRSATNDLKNNHLQIAHAGFVEEYINEPGGVRQNFIVESAPDGTRELEVRLNAEGAQVKQVGKNELILAKQSLAKFYYRDLHCWDADGEPLEASLAYVNGDILIEVDVKNAAFPVTIDPLVVNGTPANASTLLEKDQAQAAFGYSVSSAGDINGDGYSDVIIGAPNYDKGESNEGVAFVYMGSASGLATAPDRTLEANQPDAKFGNSVANAGDVNGDGFGDVIVGAPMYDKNENNEGAAFVYHGSGAGLNAVPTTTLESNQPDANLGQFVAAAGDVNNDGLSDVITGAPMYDKGHSNEGAAFVYHGTLAGISNVPITTLESNQIDAQFGCSVKGAGDVDGDGYSDVIVGASMYDKGESNEGAAFVYHGSINGIATAAKTTLENNQAAAFFGFSASTAGDVNGDGFSDVIVGSFHFDNGQNNEGGAFVYHGSANGISTTIAKQLECNQAGAQYGASVASAGDVNGDGYADVIVGANLFDNGQGNEGGAFVYEGSSSGLGNTSASSQEGNQLNAYLGSSVSSAGDVNGDGYSDIVVGGQGYDKGDADEGVALVWLGGARSIKETVVTHLEMNVPGIQFGWSVASAGDVNGDGFGDVIISANNYDGGQAYEGAAFVFHGSSQGLSGVPSYTFEGNQQYASLGSVASAGDVNGDGFDDVIIGIPLYDNAAENTGKVCILYGSGSGLGIGGGNLPQTTILGTQEDARFGSAVSSAGDVNKDGYADIIIGETEYDISSPYTDEGRVHIYYGSSNGVNLNANPTIINGSIVGVYLGSSVAGGSDVNGDGFGDILVANPYYTNGQNFDGAVFIYNGSQAGINPANPTILHNNFKGEDLIGVANAGDLNGDGYTDVVVGSPKYSNGQLQEGALFIFYGSANGINTVPVILEKNVTNGYLGKVSAAGDVNGDGYSDLVVGSTGFSNNEVNEGAVYLFFGSPAGLTAANCLTIESNQNSAFLGNSVAGAGDINGDGYSDIIASAHQYDNNQQNEGRAFVYYGNSTLGTRNNLRLYNSSDLTTPINHTQFAQNNFGAGLYAKSFLGRNKAKLVWETKPANQGFSKGSNNSITNSTQSTSSQNAYSNLGLAGIELKNVINKQGAGTKMRVRVKYDPVLALTGQTYGPWRYLPVYLMGNSTSPTPENTEDNLSRTTKNKNMIDLNRWSDQVSVFPNPATDYLNIDARNPEQVKAIKILNIKGVVIYQTSGFESPIDLKSLARGVYFVIVTNHEGVQTTRKIMVAR, from the coding sequence ACAGTGCAAAACATGTTCTCCAAAGCCCTAACCGGATGCAGGGGCTAAGAGCTTACTACCGTCCAGGTGAACTGACCATCGTCAACCGTAAGGATTCATCAGGGCACAACTTCGAATTAAAACTGATCAACAAAGGCATCTACGCGGATGGCAAAAAGCTGTTCAGCCCCCAGCGCTCTGCGACAAATGATTTGAAAAACAACCACTTGCAGATCGCACATGCCGGATTTGTGGAGGAATATATCAACGAGCCGGGTGGTGTCAGGCAAAACTTCATCGTTGAATCCGCGCCGGACGGTACTCGTGAATTGGAAGTGAGATTGAACGCCGAGGGCGCGCAAGTAAAACAAGTCGGTAAAAACGAATTAATTCTTGCAAAACAGAGCCTTGCAAAATTCTATTACCGCGATTTGCATTGCTGGGATGCCGACGGAGAGCCGCTCGAAGCCAGCCTCGCTTATGTGAATGGCGATATATTGATTGAAGTCGACGTCAAAAACGCTGCTTTTCCTGTCACAATCGACCCATTGGTGGTGAATGGCACTCCTGCTAATGCATCCACCCTTCTCGAAAAAGACCAGGCGCAAGCTGCATTCGGATACTCTGTGTCTTCCGCAGGCGACATCAATGGGGACGGGTATAGCGATGTGATCATCGGAGCCCCCAATTATGATAAGGGAGAAAGCAATGAGGGAGTGGCATTCGTTTACATGGGTTCGGCCAGCGGCCTGGCCACTGCACCAGACCGGACACTAGAAGCTAACCAGCCTGATGCCAAATTTGGAAATAGCGTAGCGAATGCCGGCGATGTCAATGGGGACGGGTTCGGCGATGTGATCGTCGGAGCGCCCATGTACGACAAAAACGAAAACAATGAGGGGGCCGCATTTGTTTACCACGGCTCAGGAGCCGGACTTAACGCAGTACCCACTACCACACTGGAAAGCAATCAGCCCGATGCAAATCTGGGCCAGTTCGTTGCGGCTGCCGGCGATGTAAATAATGACGGCCTCAGCGACGTGATCACAGGTGCGCCTATGTATGATAAAGGACATTCCAATGAAGGCGCTGCTTTCGTCTATCATGGTACACTGGCCGGGATATCCAATGTACCCATCACAACACTTGAAAGTAACCAGATCGATGCACAATTCGGCTGCTCGGTCAAAGGGGCCGGAGATGTCGACGGTGACGGATACAGTGACGTGATCGTGGGTGCATCGATGTACGATAAAGGCGAGAGCAATGAAGGAGCCGCATTCGTATACCATGGCTCGATAAACGGAATAGCAACAGCAGCCAAAACGACGCTGGAAAATAACCAGGCAGCCGCCTTTTTCGGCTTCTCTGCATCCACCGCAGGCGACGTGAACGGTGACGGCTTTTCTGATGTCATCGTCGGATCATTCCATTTCGACAACGGCCAGAACAACGAGGGCGGGGCATTTGTTTACCACGGCTCGGCGAATGGGATAAGTACCACAATCGCAAAACAACTGGAATGCAATCAGGCGGGGGCACAATATGGCGCTTCTGTCGCTTCGGCCGGGGATGTAAACGGAGACGGGTATGCTGATGTGATCGTAGGAGCCAACTTATTCGACAACGGGCAGGGTAACGAAGGCGGCGCATTTGTGTACGAAGGTTCCTCATCGGGCCTGGGCAACACATCCGCATCAAGCCAGGAAGGCAACCAGCTTAATGCCTACCTCGGCTCCTCCGTTTCCAGTGCGGGGGACGTGAATGGAGACGGGTATAGTGACATTGTCGTGGGTGGACAAGGATATGATAAGGGCGATGCGGATGAAGGCGTGGCGCTGGTGTGGCTGGGTGGCGCAAGAAGTATCAAGGAAACAGTAGTTACGCACCTGGAAATGAACGTCCCCGGCATTCAATTCGGCTGGTCGGTTGCGAGTGCCGGGGATGTGAATGGGGATGGGTTTGGCGATGTAATTATTTCAGCCAATAATTATGACGGTGGCCAGGCGTATGAAGGGGCTGCATTTGTGTTTCACGGGTCTTCGCAGGGGCTATCGGGCGTGCCCAGCTACACCTTCGAGGGTAATCAACAGTATGCAAGTTTGGGTTCCGTAGCTAGTGCTGGCGATGTCAATGGGGATGGGTTCGATGACGTAATCATTGGCATACCATTGTACGACAATGCAGCTGAAAATACAGGCAAAGTGTGTATTCTCTACGGGTCTGGTTCTGGATTGGGCATTGGCGGTGGTAATTTGCCTCAAACAACAATTTTAGGAACGCAAGAAGATGCCAGATTTGGGTCGGCTGTATCGAGTGCAGGAGATGTTAACAAAGATGGATATGCTGATATAATAATTGGAGAAACTGAATATGACATCAGTAGCCCATACACGGATGAGGGACGAGTCCATATTTACTACGGATCATCAAACGGTGTCAACCTAAATGCAAATCCAACAATCATCAATGGAAGTATTGTCGGCGTGTACTTGGGTTCTTCGGTTGCAGGTGGTAGTGATGTAAACGGAGACGGTTTTGGAGATATACTCGTCGCAAATCCGTACTATACGAACGGACAAAACTTTGATGGTGCCGTCTTTATTTACAATGGTTCACAAGCTGGTATCAATCCAGCAAATCCAACTATTCTGCACAATAATTTTAAAGGGGAGGATTTGATAGGCGTGGCCAATGCGGGCGATCTCAACGGAGACGGCTATACCGATGTTGTCGTTGGATCACCCAAATATAGTAACGGACAACTTCAAGAGGGAGCACTTTTCATATTTTACGGATCTGCCAACGGCATTAATACCGTGCCTGTCATTCTGGAGAAGAATGTTACCAACGGATATCTGGGCAAAGTTTCAGCGGCGGGCGATGTAAATGGGGATGGTTACAGCGACTTGGTGGTTGGTAGTACTGGCTTTTCAAATAACGAAGTCAATGAAGGTGCCGTTTACCTTTTCTTCGGGTCACCGGCTGGTCTAACAGCAGCTAATTGTTTGACAATCGAAAGCAACCAAAACAGCGCTTTCCTCGGCAATTCCGTCGCGGGCGCCGGCGACATAAATGGTGACGGTTACAGCGACATCATTGCAAGCGCTCACCAGTATGATAACAATCAACAGAACGAAGGTCGGGCTTTCGTTTATTATGGCAATAGTACATTAGGCACTCGCAACAACCTCCGCCTCTACAACTCCTCCGACTTAACCACCCCCATCAACCACACCCAATTCGCCCAAAACAACTTTGGAGCGGGCCTTTATGCCAAATCTTTCCTCGGTCGCAACAAGGCGAAACTCGTGTGGGAAACAAAACCGGCAAACCAAGGCTTCTCCAAAGGCAGTAACAACAGCATCACCAACAGCACCCAATCTACTAGCTCGCAAAATGCTTATTCGAATCTGGGCCTGGCCGGGATTGAATTGAAAAACGTGATCAACAAGCAGGGGGCTGGAACTAAAATGCGGGTTCGTGTAAAATACGATCCTGTGCTCGCACTGACCGGGCAAACCTACGGGCCGTGGCGCTATCTGCCTGTTTACCTGATGGGAAACAGTACCTCCCCTACGCCCGAGAACACGGAAGACAACTTATCACGAACAACTAAAAACAAAAATATGATAGACTTAAATAGATGGAGCGATCAGGTTTCGGTATTCCCCAACCCTGCTACGGACTATTTAAATATCGATGCCAGAAATCCCGAACAGGTAAAGGCTATTAAAATCCTGAATATCAAAGGCGTAGTGATATACCAAACTTCTGGGTTCGAATCCCCGATCGATTTAAAATCACTTGCCAGGGGCGTGTACTTTGTGATCGTTACCAACCATGAAGGCGTTCAGACGACGCGAAAGATTATGGTTGCCAGATAA